AGTCTGTAAACAAGAAGAGGGGCGAAAACTAGATTTTAGAAGTTAGAGGAAAGGGCTAATTCCTGTTTTGAGGTGCTGGTGCTAGTCTAGACTGAAGCTGTCTAGTGAAATGAGCCCCGCCCGAAAGCGCGATTATGGTACGTTACTCCTGTCTGGGCAAATTCGACCCTCACTCGTTACAATAATTTAGAACTGGCTACATATCGATACGGGACTGTGTCGGGGAAAATGGATTTCCACGTGGATATTTCGAAATGCCCACGTGGAGAATAAAAAATTCCTCGGAGGAATGAAATGAAACTTCGGAAGAATCAAATGAAACTTCGGAAGAATCAAAACGCCCCCACGTGGAAAATAAAAAATATCCACGTGGAGATTTGAGATTCCCCACGTGGATATTCGATAAAGGAGGGAATCGGACAAATTCCCCTGTAAAGATATGTTATTAGAGGTTAGAGGGCAGAGGTGACTCCCCACGAAGACTGTTGCAAAAGTCAACAGTCTCACAATCTTGCTTGCAAGATTGTCTAGACTTTGCAGAAAGGATGAAGCGCAAGGTGCTGAGGGTGAGGTCTGAAGGGAGCATACCTACGTATGTGACCGAAGCCGAATCCCGAAAGCAACACAGCGATTCGCCTTTATGCAACAGTCTCCCACGAAGTTTTTCCCTACATTTGTACGCAGGGTGCGCTTGACACTGGCATGTACGGTTATAAAGAGAGATTATGAAGGGTGGTTTAATAAGTTGGTTCGTTTGCATTTCCTCTGTATGCCTTACCATTACTATTGTATTGGGATGTTCCAGTAGGAAGTATGTAGGTATGAACGCGGCTGACTGTACGAGAGAACTCAACAGCTTCCTTTGCGAAGAGTTTAAGCGCGAATATGATGGCGATTTCGATTCTATTAAATATGACATCAGATTCTTTGTAGCTCTATACCTACAAGAAAATGGGAACGTCGATTCAATAGAGGTACTGTTGAGCAATCTCAATAGCTTCAATATCAATGAAGATAGAATAGTAAATAAGCTGCGGAAGAAAAAGTACACGTGTGTGGCTTATGTCTTTTATAGATCTGAGATAAAGCCTGAAAGGATCACTTATCCTTTCAGTCCGAAGTTGCCTACGGATCGTGATAAATAAAAATCTGCTCACCTGACGGAGGAGCGATGCTCGCATGGAGGAAAAAAATCTCCACGGAGGAATTAGTTTTTTCCTCCGTGGAGTGGATTTATCGCTTCGTAAGGGGAGACTGTTGCAAAAGTCAACAGTCTCACAATCTTGCAAGCAAGATTGTCTAGACTTTGCAGAAAGGATGAAGCGCAAGGCGCTGAGGGTGAGGTCTGAAGGGAGCATACCTCCGTATGTGACCGAAGCCGAATCCCGAAAGCAACACAGCGATTCGCCTTTATGCAACAGTCTCAATAGGGAGCATCAAGCGTAGCTGTGCATCCCGCCGAGGAAGAAGTTGACCCCGAAATAGGTGACCAGCACCGACACGAAAGCGATCAAGAGATAGACATGCAGGAACCTCTGCGAGCGGAAGCAGCGCAGCGACTCGCAGTGTAGTGGCAGGGCGTAGATGATGAGCGTGATGAGTGCCCACACCTCTTTGGGGTCCCAGCTCCAGTAGCGGCCCCACGAGACATTGGCCCAGACGGCTCCGATGAAGATACCGATAGCCAGTAGCGCGACCGCTGGATAGAGGAGTAGTCTACTGAGTGCCTCTAGGTGCGTCCCGACGGTGGAGCGTCGCGACAGGATCAGCGCCATGCAACTATTGAGCATCATAAAGGCCAAGAGACTATACGCTATCATGATGACCAGCACATGGATGCTCAGTAGCGGCGAGTGAAGCACTGGCATCAGCGGGGTGATCTGCGGATTGCTACCCCCAAAGGAGGCAACCAAGAGCGACAAACCGCCCATGAGCAGACCAAAGGGGATCAGTACCCGATGCTTGCGCCCGGCGAGGATGGTCAGTAGCAGTACGATCCAGGCTAAGGCTTGCATCGTCTCAAAGCCATTGCTCAGCGGCACATAGCCCGAGACGATCCAGCGCAGGATCACCATCAGGGTTAGGTAGAGCATACTGCCGTAGATGATGATCCAGATGCCCCACTTGACAAATGGTGGATCCACGAGTCGCCCCACGGAGAGCTGATAGGCCGTCCAGATGAAGAGCAAGATACCAACGGTGGCGAGTATCTTAGCGAGGAGTCCGATAAAAGGCGAGAGCTGGTTGTAGTAGATCTCGGAGCGAAAGCGCACAGCCGAGGGACAGCTCTCACCGCCCTCCTTGAGCTGGTACTGACGGAGCTTGACGAGGAAGTTTTGCGCCTCGTCCCATTGCTGCATGACGACCAGTTCGCTGAGGTAGTTAAAGCTCTTGCGTACGAAGGTCCACTGATCTAGCGGCATCTCTGCGGGTAGGTCGGTAGAGGCCGGATGGTACCACGCGATACTCCCATGGCTCTGTACGGGGAAGATCGCAAGCGACTCCCCTAGCCCTAAGCTCTGTATCACCTGACACTTCTCATGTGCCTCAAAGAGGGCCTTGCGTCC
The sequence above is a segment of the Porphyromonas vaginalis genome. Coding sequences within it:
- the ccsA gene encoding cytochrome c biogenesis protein CcsA, whose amino-acid sequence is MVWRKLPFILLLITVAVLAAATVVEKLYGTPFVQEHWYGSPLFTILWVLLSCAGLLYILRAKLYRRLWIWMIHVSLLVILLGAGVTSWTAIHGRIKLQEGASPTDSYQSEQGETLTLPFEVALERFDLTYYTGTQFPLDYQSNLIIQDKERSKSLRGAVSMNRIFRYRFYRFYQSGYDPETTSSILSIAYDPWGIAITYLGYALLAISLVGGMYARRHKVRQLLKQALVSPVAMLLILLAGGTLSAEAKTPATPLPKTIPASVAKSLGELHILYNNRVCPLETYAQEFTEKLYGRSSYRGYSAEQVLAGWIFYYDSWVNEPMIRIKDRSIRKLLECYEGQRVSYLQFFDPQGNYRLEALLDNYIQHPDQPGRKALFEAHEKCQVIQSLGLGESLAIFPVQSHGSIAWYHPASTDLPAEMPLDQWTFVRKSFNYLSELVVMQQWDEAQNFLVKLRQYQLKEGGESCPSAVRFRSEIYYNQLSPFIGLLAKILATVGILLFIWTAYQLSVGRLVDPPFVKWGIWIIIYGSMLYLTLMVILRWIVSGYVPLSNGFETMQALAWIVLLLTILAGRKHRVLIPFGLLMGGLSLLVASFGGSNPQITPLMPVLHSPLLSIHVLVIMIAYSLLAFMMLNSCMALILSRRSTVGTHLEALSRLLLYPAVALLAIGIFIGAVWANVSWGRYWSWDPKEVWALITLIIYALPLHCESLRCFRSQRFLHVYLLIAFVSVLVTYFGVNFFLGGMHSYA